From a region of the Candidatus Micropelagos thuwalensis genome:
- the argJ gene encoding bifunctional glutamate N-acetyltransferase/amino-acid acetyltransferase ArgJ gives MPKQTPKTSKKPMPKKSPLAPKSFPKMPPIDGLWLGAGESGTKYKDRPDVMLVAVEKKSVIAGALTKSSMPSAAVEWCRTLLPKGVVRGVVVNAGNANAFTGKTGDKANYQLAAGAAKALNVLPEEVFVASTGVIGEDLKTPALLKTIANLADGGLSPTAWQNCARAIMTTDTFPKGVTRTTKIGSVEVNLNGIAKGSGMIAPDMATMLAFFFTDADLPPSVLRQLVNDNLPSSFNAITVDSDTSTSDTVLLIATGARKLSGKPIRSIKDPRLKGFNQSLKEAMQELAQQIVRDGEGATKFITVNVSGAADDASARLIALAIANSPLVKTAIAGEDPNWGRVVMAVGKSGEPANRDRLKVKIGDFNIAKNGRVIANYDERPVAKYMKGREIVISVDVGIGKGSSRVWTSDLTHEYISINADYRS, from the coding sequence ATGCCCAAACAGACACCCAAAACCTCAAAAAAACCAATGCCAAAAAAATCACCTTTGGCACCTAAGTCATTTCCAAAAATGCCTCCTATTGACGGGCTGTGGCTTGGTGCTGGCGAAAGCGGGACAAAATATAAAGATCGTCCCGATGTGATGCTGGTTGCGGTGGAGAAGAAATCTGTTATTGCCGGTGCGCTTACAAAATCATCCATGCCGTCTGCGGCGGTAGAATGGTGTCGAACTCTTTTACCGAAAGGCGTGGTTCGGGGGGTGGTAGTAAATGCCGGTAATGCAAATGCTTTTACCGGAAAGACAGGCGATAAGGCTAATTACCAATTGGCTGCAGGCGCTGCAAAAGCGCTGAATGTTTTACCTGAGGAGGTGTTTGTTGCTTCGACGGGTGTGATTGGTGAGGATTTGAAAACCCCAGCTTTGCTCAAAACCATTGCAAATCTTGCAGATGGTGGTCTTTCCCCAACAGCATGGCAAAATTGTGCCCGGGCTATAATGACAACGGATACATTCCCGAAAGGCGTGACCCGCACTACCAAAATAGGTTCTGTTGAGGTCAATCTTAATGGCATCGCCAAAGGGTCAGGCATGATTGCGCCAGATATGGCAACGATGTTGGCGTTCTTTTTCACGGATGCGGATTTGCCACCATCCGTCTTAAGGCAACTTGTAAACGATAATCTCCCGTCAAGCTTTAATGCCATCACGGTGGATAGTGACACCTCAACCTCCGACACGGTCTTGCTGATTGCGACTGGTGCGCGCAAGCTTTCCGGTAAGCCGATAAGGTCCATCAAAGACCCGCGTCTCAAAGGGTTTAATCAATCGCTTAAAGAAGCGATGCAGGAATTGGCTCAGCAGATTGTGCGTGATGGTGAGGGCGCGACTAAATTCATCACAGTCAATGTCAGCGGAGCCGCAGATGATGCTTCAGCCAGACTCATCGCGTTGGCTATTGCCAACTCGCCGCTGGTTAAAACCGCAATAGCTGGCGAAGACCCGAATTGGGGGCGTGTTGTTATGGCTGTCGGCAAGTCTGGTGAACCAGCGAACCGGGACAGATTAAAAGTTAAAATCGGTGATTTTAATATTGCTAAAAACGGGCGCGTGATAGCCAATTATGATGAACGTCCTGTTGCTAAATATATGAAAGGGCGTGAAATTGTTATTTCTGTCGATGTAGGCATTGGTAAGGGGAGTTCCAGAGTTTGGACATCAGATTTGACTCATGAATACATTTCTATCAATGCCGATTACCGAAGCTGA
- a CDS encoding acetyl-CoA carboxylase carboxyltransferase subunit alpha has protein sequence MQVYLEFEKPIAEMEGKIAELRAISKDDPEVNILNEVTRLEEKVASQLEKTYKSLDPWQKTLVARHPARPHFVDYIDHLVEDFTPLSGDRLYSDDQAIIAGLGRWQGRRVAIMGHEKGANTQARLKHNFGMARPEGYRKAIRVMELAERFNIPVVTLVDTSGAYPGIGAEERGQSEAIARCTEKCLQIGVPFVSVIVGEGGSGGALALATANRILMLEHSIYSVASPEACASILWRSREKAKEAAEALKVTADSLNDLGVIDRILKEPVGGAHRERDLIINQVGDAVIEELDDLSQLSSDELRRDRRQKFLDMGRQGLA, from the coding sequence ATGCAAGTTTACCTGGAATTTGAAAAGCCAATCGCTGAAATGGAAGGCAAGATTGCTGAATTGCGCGCCATTTCCAAAGATGATCCGGAGGTCAATATTCTTAATGAGGTGACCCGGCTTGAGGAGAAAGTGGCTTCCCAGTTGGAGAAAACATATAAGAGCCTCGACCCATGGCAGAAGACGCTTGTTGCCCGTCATCCGGCGCGTCCGCATTTTGTAGATTATATCGACCATCTTGTTGAAGATTTCACCCCTTTATCCGGTGATCGCCTTTATTCTGATGATCAGGCGATTATTGCCGGGCTTGGGCGTTGGCAGGGCCGACGCGTAGCAATTATGGGGCATGAAAAAGGGGCAAATACTCAGGCAAGATTAAAGCATAATTTCGGTATGGCACGACCTGAAGGCTATCGTAAAGCCATCAGGGTTATGGAATTGGCAGAACGTTTTAACATTCCAGTCGTAACCCTTGTTGATACATCCGGTGCTTATCCGGGAATTGGTGCTGAAGAACGCGGTCAGTCCGAAGCCATTGCTCGATGTACTGAAAAATGCCTCCAAATCGGGGTACCTTTTGTTTCTGTTATTGTTGGTGAAGGCGGGTCGGGCGGTGCACTCGCGCTGGCAACAGCTAACCGTATTTTAATGCTGGAACATTCGATTTATTCCGTTGCATCGCCTGAGGCTTGTGCTTCTATTTTGTGGCGGTCCCGTGAAAAAGCCAAGGAAGCTGCTGAAGCACTGAAAGTCACAGCTGATAGCCTCAATGATTTAGGCGTTATTGACCGTATTCTGAAAGAGCCGGTTGGTGGGGCGCATCGTGAGCGCGATCTTATTATTAATCAGGTCGGCGATGCCGTGATTGAGGAACTTGATGACTTGTCACAGTTATCTTCAGACGAGTTACGTCGCGATAGACGTCAGAAATTCCTGGATATGGGACGCCAAGGTTTAGCCTAA
- a CDS encoding peptidylprolyl isomerase, whose product MRLFILIFTGFIAPILLVALLVTSPLDFGGGKRFSPSQNDSNVEIVASIDGINITRDEIDRAAEDNFETLIQVPEAQQAFFLSSLVAIQKIAARNAISEGLANSDVVQQRLAYQKEKILQDIWVAEQIHARVTENDIRAYFDTYVAPELAKQNENVEEVQARHILVATEGEAETVIKRLEKGEGFAALAGELSLGPSASRGGDLGYFLAEEMVQAFSDAAFALQPGELSAPVETEFGWHVIRLEDRRVVPPPSFEDLSEQIRAFLEQQERNLFFDELLTSYDFQVYGEETSMLPEFDDDVPLKD is encoded by the coding sequence TTGCGACTTTTTATTTTGATATTTACGGGTTTTATAGCGCCTATTTTGCTTGTCGCATTGCTTGTAACTAGTCCTCTGGATTTTGGCGGGGGGAAGAGGTTTTCTCCGAGCCAAAATGACAGTAATGTCGAGATTGTTGCCAGTATTGACGGTATCAATATCACGCGTGATGAGATTGACCGCGCTGCCGAGGATAATTTTGAAACCTTGATACAAGTTCCAGAAGCTCAGCAGGCGTTTTTTCTCTCAAGCCTGGTTGCAATTCAGAAAATTGCCGCACGAAATGCCATATCAGAAGGCTTAGCAAATAGTGATGTGGTTCAGCAAAGGTTGGCCTACCAAAAAGAGAAAATTCTTCAAGATATCTGGGTCGCAGAGCAGATTCATGCGCGTGTAACTGAAAACGATATTCGCGCTTACTTCGATACCTATGTAGCGCCTGAACTTGCAAAACAAAACGAAAATGTAGAAGAAGTTCAGGCACGCCATATTTTAGTTGCGACAGAAGGTGAAGCTGAAACCGTGATTAAGCGACTTGAAAAGGGCGAGGGTTTTGCCGCGCTGGCAGGTGAGTTGTCTTTAGGCCCTAGCGCCAGTCGGGGGGGGGATTTGGGTTATTTTCTTGCAGAAGAAATGGTGCAAGCTTTCAGTGATGCCGCCTTTGCTTTACAGCCCGGGGAACTTTCTGCCCCCGTAGAAACCGAATTCGGATGGCATGTTATTCGTCTAGAAGACAGACGGGTTGTACCGCCGCCAAGTTTTGAAGATTTGAGTGAACAAATTCGTGCGTTTCTGGAACAGCAAGAACGCAATCTGTTTTTTGATGAATTGCTTACATCATATGATTTTCAAGTCTATGGTGAGGAAACTTCTATGTTGCCAGAATTTGATGATGATGTGCCGTTAAAAGATTAA
- a CDS encoding site-specific tyrosine recombinase XerD, which translates to MTSEKPKPKDMPYLDLFLEMQSAELGASKNTLSAYRRDILDFQTYLIGIGSSAETADENALSAYLTYLRTAEKPTGEPMWKDASRARKFSSLVGYYRFLVSENLRPDNPMQSLKRPKTIRPMPKILSEEDTGHLLEATQRLPEKTPSDIYAKCRTICLLEILYATGMRVSEMISLKRSQVREMQRFIAISGKGGKERLVPLNDPAIEALTQWMRQRDADVTDRHSPFLFPSRGKVGHLTRQRFAQILDDLAEKAGLDKAKISPHVLRHAFATHLLSHGADLRAVQKMLGHSDISTTQIYTHVLQERAQRLVREKHPLVNKKID; encoded by the coding sequence ATGACATCAGAAAAACCCAAACCTAAAGATATGCCCTATCTGGATTTGTTTCTGGAAATGCAAAGCGCCGAACTTGGTGCGTCGAAAAACACGCTCTCAGCTTATCGACGAGACATATTGGATTTTCAAACCTATCTAATTGGTATTGGATCCTCTGCAGAAACCGCCGATGAGAACGCTTTGAGTGCGTATCTGACCTATTTAAGAACTGCCGAAAAACCCACAGGTGAGCCGATGTGGAAAGACGCATCCCGCGCACGTAAATTCTCGTCACTTGTGGGGTATTATCGTTTTTTGGTTTCTGAAAATTTGCGCCCGGATAATCCGATGCAATCGCTGAAACGACCTAAGACAATTCGTCCTATGCCAAAAATATTGTCTGAGGAAGATACAGGACATTTGCTTGAGGCCACTCAGCGTCTGCCAGAAAAAACCCCCTCTGATATTTATGCAAAATGTCGAACAATCTGCTTACTTGAAATTCTTTATGCGACTGGCATGCGTGTAAGTGAGATGATTTCGTTAAAGCGTTCGCAAGTTCGGGAGATGCAACGCTTTATTGCTATTTCGGGCAAGGGCGGCAAAGAGCGTTTGGTGCCGTTGAATGACCCTGCTATAGAAGCTTTAACGCAATGGATGCGGCAACGCGATGCGGACGTTACAGACCGTCATTCTCCTTTTTTATTCCCTTCTAGAGGCAAGGTGGGGCATTTAACGCGCCAACGGTTTGCCCAAATTCTGGACGATCTTGCTGAGAAGGCTGGACTGGATAAAGCTAAAATCTCGCCTCATGTGTTGCGCCACGCCTTTGCGACACATTTATTGTCTCATGGCGCTGATTTACGCGCTGTTCAAAAAATGCTCGGTCATTCTGATATTTCGACGACCCAGATTTATACGCATGTCTTACAAGAGCGTGCTCAGCGGCTTGTGCGCGAGAAGCACCCACTGGTAAATAAAAAAATTGATTGA
- a CDS encoding (deoxy)nucleoside triphosphate pyrophosphohydrolase, whose protein sequence is MNTFLSMPITEADIKLVVACALVDIDGRVLVVKRPPGKPMAGLWEFPGGKVEKGERPEQALIRELKEEISIDVTANCLAPLTFASHSYDDFHLLMPLYVCRKWDGQIVLNEATDSKWLKPYEMRNLDMPEADVPLIAMLRDMV, encoded by the coding sequence ATGAATACATTTCTATCAATGCCGATTACCGAAGCTGATATAAAACTTGTTGTGGCCTGCGCGCTGGTCGATATTGACGGACGGGTGCTGGTCGTAAAACGCCCACCCGGTAAGCCTATGGCTGGGTTGTGGGAGTTTCCCGGCGGCAAAGTTGAAAAGGGAGAGCGCCCGGAGCAAGCACTCATCAGGGAACTCAAAGAAGAAATCTCGATTGATGTTACCGCTAATTGCCTCGCGCCTCTGACCTTTGCCAGCCATTCTTATGACGATTTTCATTTGCTCATGCCGCTTTATGTTTGCCGAAAATGGGACGGGCAAATTGTGCTTAATGAGGCAACCGACTCGAAATGGTTAAAGCCATACGAGATGAGAAACCTCGATATGCCCGAAGCAGATGTGCCGCTTATCGCTATGCTACGCGATATGGTTTAG
- the aroB gene encoding 3-dehydroquinate synthase, producing MSETGFKKVNVNLPGSGSPNISYDIHIGAGLLRSCAPFLSPLLKRPFVAIVTDENVAQAHLESLTQTLDSAGISHVTKIMPPGEASKSFTGLETLFDWLLDNKVERQDMVIALGGGVIGDLTGFAASTLRRGVRFTQIPTTLLAQVDSSVGGKTGINVPQGKNLVGAFHQPSLVIADLDVLQTLPDREFRAGYAEIVKYAAICDRPFFDWLESNLDALKSRDSQALSYAIAKSCQTKADIVAQDEKEHGARALLNLGHTFAHAYENLTGYSDNLLHGEAVGLGMAQAARLSVDLGLCPETDAQALVNHLASAGLPISQTDVKGGPFEATNLVNAMAQDKKVSQGVMTFILMKAIGKAFITNDVSAKQITTFLQNQG from the coding sequence ATGAGTGAAACCGGTTTTAAAAAAGTGAATGTGAACCTTCCTGGTTCAGGAAGCCCCAACATAAGTTACGATATCCATATCGGTGCGGGATTATTGCGGTCTTGTGCACCATTCCTGTCGCCATTATTGAAACGCCCTTTCGTCGCCATTGTAACTGACGAAAACGTTGCTCAGGCACATCTTGAAAGTTTGACTCAAACGCTGGACAGCGCAGGCATTTCGCATGTCACAAAAATTATGCCACCCGGTGAGGCCAGCAAAAGCTTTACAGGGCTGGAAACACTTTTCGACTGGTTGCTGGACAATAAAGTCGAGCGACAGGATATGGTGATTGCTCTTGGTGGCGGTGTGATTGGTGATTTAACTGGCTTTGCCGCGTCAACTTTGCGTCGCGGCGTACGGTTTACTCAAATTCCCACGACATTACTTGCACAAGTTGACAGTTCAGTAGGTGGCAAAACCGGAATTAATGTGCCCCAGGGGAAAAATCTGGTTGGTGCTTTTCACCAACCGTCACTGGTCATAGCTGACCTTGATGTTCTCCAAACATTGCCGGATAGGGAATTCAGAGCAGGCTATGCAGAGATTGTTAAATACGCTGCCATTTGTGACCGGCCTTTCTTCGATTGGCTTGAAAGTAATCTCGACGCGCTCAAAAGCCGAGACAGCCAAGCTTTGAGTTACGCCATTGCAAAAAGCTGTCAAACCAAAGCTGATATTGTTGCTCAGGATGAAAAAGAACATGGCGCGCGTGCTTTACTCAATCTGGGACACACATTCGCACATGCTTATGAAAATCTGACAGGCTATTCAGACAATTTATTGCATGGCGAAGCTGTCGGCCTCGGCATGGCTCAAGCGGCACGCCTATCTGTAGATTTGGGTCTATGTCCTGAAACGGACGCACAAGCATTGGTAAATCATCTCGCCTCAGCAGGCCTCCCTATCTCACAAACAGATGTAAAGGGTGGCCCTTTTGAAGCAACTAACCTCGTTAATGCCATGGCTCAGGACAAGAAAGTCAGTCAGGGGGTAATGACGTTTATTCTTATGAAAGCGATTGGCAAGGCATTTATTACCAATGATGTATCAGCCAAACAGATAACAACGTTTTTACAAAATCAGGGATAA
- a CDS encoding BolA family protein yields MAVVDTIIKKLEERFAPERLDVLDESHRHKGHAGARPGGETHFLVKITSAEFDGLTRIERHRLINDCLAEELAGPIHALNLRARTPFEDKDNS; encoded by the coding sequence ATGGCAGTAGTTGATACGATTATCAAGAAACTTGAAGAGCGTTTTGCACCCGAACGGCTAGATGTATTAGATGAGTCACACCGCCATAAGGGCCATGCAGGCGCTCGGCCGGGTGGGGAGACTCATTTCTTGGTGAAAATTACCTCAGCGGAATTTGACGGGTTAACCCGTATTGAAAGGCACAGACTGATTAATGACTGTCTGGCAGAGGAATTAGCTGGCCCTATTCATGCGCTTAACTTGAGAGCCAGAACCCCGTTTGAGGATAAAGACAACTCTTAA
- a CDS encoding HlyC/CorC family transporter: protein MVSSFLILGLVILVLILLSGFFSGSETALTATSRARMYQLAKENDKRAKWVNSLLEQHERLLSAILLGNNLVNIMASALATSLFLKLFGDTGVLYATLVMTCIVVIFAEVLPKTYAILNPDNTSLRVAGVMRFVVWVFAPFTLGLNFIARGIMRLLGFNADDAGNILPAHEEIRGAIDMHHSTDAVTKGDRDMLGGILDLKDLTLEDVMVHRKGMMMINISLKTEEIVRQVLDSPHTRIPFWENEIENIIGILHAKDLLRALAASPEGARGLEIRSLISPPWFVPETTSLAEQLNAFRARKAHFALVVDEYGGLMGLVTLEDILEEIVGQIDDEHDNKEKILIPAADGSLLIDGSMTVRDLNRETGWDLPENEAITIAGLVIHEARAIPKPGQVFVYYGFRIRIISRHRNQITQLEIKSDKTLSDET from the coding sequence ATGGTCTCTTCTTTTCTTATTCTTGGACTGGTGATTCTGGTTCTCATTTTGTTGTCTGGCTTTTTTTCAGGATCAGAAACCGCACTGACCGCCACATCGCGCGCGCGTATGTATCAGTTGGCAAAAGAAAATGATAAACGGGCCAAATGGGTTAATAGTCTGTTAGAGCAACATGAAAGATTGCTGAGTGCGATTTTGCTCGGAAACAATCTCGTCAATATTATGGCCTCTGCGCTGGCGACATCTTTGTTCTTGAAACTTTTCGGGGATACAGGTGTCCTCTATGCCACGCTTGTTATGACCTGTATTGTTGTTATATTCGCAGAAGTACTTCCCAAGACCTACGCCATTCTAAATCCTGATAATACGTCCTTGCGTGTCGCTGGGGTCATGCGTTTTGTTGTCTGGGTTTTTGCACCTTTCACTCTTGGTCTAAATTTCATTGCGCGAGGGATCATGCGGCTTCTCGGTTTCAATGCCGATGATGCCGGCAACATTTTGCCTGCTCATGAAGAAATTAGAGGCGCGATAGACATGCATCACAGCACGGATGCCGTGACGAAAGGCGACCGCGACATGTTAGGCGGTATTCTGGATTTGAAAGACCTCACTTTAGAAGATGTCATGGTTCACCGCAAAGGCATGATGATGATTAATATCAGCCTCAAAACCGAAGAAATTGTTCGGCAGGTTCTGGATAGTCCGCATACTCGTATCCCATTTTGGGAAAATGAGATTGAAAATATTATCGGCATTCTACATGCCAAAGACTTATTGCGCGCACTCGCCGCCTCCCCAGAAGGTGCCCGGGGTCTAGAGATACGTTCACTCATCTCACCCCCCTGGTTTGTCCCCGAAACAACCTCCCTCGCTGAACAGCTAAACGCATTTCGAGCACGAAAGGCACATTTCGCGCTCGTCGTGGATGAATATGGCGGCTTAATGGGTCTTGTGACACTTGAGGATATACTTGAGGAAATTGTCGGGCAGATTGATGACGAGCATGACAATAAAGAAAAAATTCTCATTCCTGCGGCAGACGGCAGTCTGCTTATTGACGGTAGCATGACAGTAAGGGATTTAAACCGTGAAACGGGGTGGGATTTACCGGAAAATGAAGCCATTACAATTGCCGGGCTGGTCATTCATGAAGCCCGAGCCATCCCCAAACCGGGGCAAGTTTTTGTGTATTACGGGTTTAGAATTCGTATTATCTCGCGTCATCGCAATCAGATTACGCAACTGGAAATAAAATCAGACAAAACGCTCTCTGATGAAACCTAG
- the secA gene encoding preprotein translocase subunit SecA: MLGLDFITRNFFGNLNERKLKPYAKRLERINALEPEFEQLTDEQLRAKTDFFKQQYAEGQNLDDLLEPAFATVREAARRTLGQRHFDVQLIGGMALHDGKIAEMKTGEGKTLVATLPCYLNAITGRGVHVVTVNDYLALRDSKWMGQVHAALGLTVGCIINDIDDDARLAAYQADITYGTNNEFGFDYLRDNMKLSPSQMVQRDHAYAIVDEVDSILIDEARTPLIISGPVEDKTELYTAVDKLIPDLRDEDYEIDEKTRTISLTDEGNDKVEVWLHEKGLMDEQSSIYDIGNVTLVHHVTNALRAHKLFARDTEYIVRNNQVILIDEFTGRMMEGRRFSDGLHQALEAKENTFIQPENQTLASITFQNYFRLYDKLSGMTGTASTEADEFMDIYGLDVLEIPTNTPVAREDHDDEIYRTLEEKMNAVIDLIEDCRGRKQPVLVGTTSIEKSEALADMLKKKKIPHNVLNARYHEQEAQIIAQAGVPGAVTIATNMAGRGTDIQLGGNLDMRLATEIDTDLAEDKAQALTAKITQEVETAKQEALAAGGLCVVGTERHESRRIDNQLRGRSGRQGDPGRSHFFLSLEDDLMRIFGTDRMDGMLQRLGLQEGEAIVHPWINKALERAQKKVEARNFDIRKNILKFDDVMNDQRKVVFEQRLEFMNSENLSDTIEEMRHSVIDDMIAAHIPPRAYPEQWDIEGLSNQINLTFNKDLPVQEWANEEGIAEEEIHSRLIEETDKMSAARAANIGPEIMRQVEKSLMLQILDQHWRDHLLTLEHLRQVVGLRGYGQRDPLSEYKLEGFTLFSNMLDNLRQDVTRLVMTVDVMPEPVDPPKETFESSGGPKQSQEQKQSENSTETQAFGGKIPRNAPCPCGSGKKYKHCHGRAY, encoded by the coding sequence ATGCTCGGACTGGATTTCATTACCAGAAATTTCTTCGGGAATTTGAATGAACGCAAATTAAAACCCTATGCGAAGCGGTTAGAACGCATTAACGCGCTAGAACCGGAGTTTGAACAACTCACGGATGAGCAGTTAAGAGCGAAAACAGATTTTTTCAAACAGCAATATGCAGAAGGTCAAAACCTTGATGATCTTCTTGAACCTGCATTTGCCACCGTTCGCGAGGCGGCACGTCGGACACTTGGGCAGCGGCATTTTGATGTCCAACTCATTGGTGGCATGGCTCTCCATGACGGCAAAATAGCAGAAATGAAAACCGGTGAAGGTAAGACCCTTGTCGCAACCTTACCCTGTTATCTCAATGCCATTACCGGTCGGGGCGTGCATGTTGTCACTGTTAACGATTATCTTGCCCTCAGAGACTCAAAATGGATGGGTCAGGTACACGCTGCGTTAGGATTAACCGTCGGTTGTATTATTAATGATATTGACGATGACGCGCGCCTTGCCGCCTATCAAGCCGACATAACATATGGCACCAATAATGAATTCGGTTTTGATTATCTAAGAGATAATATGAAGCTGTCTCCCAGCCAGATGGTGCAGCGTGATCATGCCTATGCGATTGTCGATGAGGTTGACTCTATTCTGATTGACGAAGCAAGGACGCCGCTGATTATATCCGGCCCCGTAGAGGATAAGACCGAGCTTTACACGGCAGTTGACAAACTCATCCCGGATCTTCGTGACGAGGATTACGAAATTGACGAAAAAACCCGCACGATTTCTCTTACTGATGAAGGCAATGACAAGGTTGAAGTCTGGCTCCATGAAAAAGGTCTGATGGATGAACAATCTTCAATCTACGATATTGGCAATGTTACCCTTGTTCATCATGTCACCAATGCTCTTCGTGCTCATAAATTATTCGCCCGGGACACTGAATATATTGTTAGAAACAATCAGGTCATTCTAATTGACGAATTTACTGGCAGAATGATGGAAGGACGCCGCTTTTCTGATGGCTTGCATCAGGCGCTTGAAGCAAAAGAAAACACCTTTATTCAGCCAGAAAACCAAACGCTCGCTTCTATTACTTTTCAAAATTATTTCCGGCTTTATGACAAACTTTCCGGCATGACAGGCACGGCCTCAACCGAAGCTGATGAATTTATGGATATTTACGGGCTGGATGTGCTCGAAATACCAACAAACACGCCAGTTGCGCGTGAAGACCATGACGATGAAATCTATCGTACCCTTGAAGAAAAAATGAATGCTGTGATTGATTTAATCGAAGATTGCCGTGGACGGAAACAACCCGTTCTCGTCGGCACTACCAGCATTGAGAAATCTGAGGCACTCGCAGATATGCTGAAGAAAAAGAAAATTCCGCATAATGTTCTCAATGCCCGTTATCACGAACAAGAAGCTCAGATTATCGCTCAAGCGGGAGTTCCGGGCGCAGTGACCATTGCCACCAATATGGCTGGTCGCGGAACAGATATTCAACTCGGCGGTAATTTAGATATGCGGCTCGCGACCGAAATAGACACTGACCTTGCCGAAGATAAAGCGCAGGCATTAACCGCCAAAATCACTCAAGAAGTCGAAACAGCCAAACAAGAAGCCCTTGCGGCAGGTGGTTTGTGCGTGGTTGGCACGGAGAGACATGAAAGCCGACGCATTGATAATCAGCTCAGAGGACGGTCAGGGCGTCAGGGAGATCCAGGGCGGTCACATTTCTTCCTAAGTCTCGAAGATGATTTGATGAGGATTTTCGGAACCGACAGAATGGACGGCATGTTACAACGCCTCGGCCTGCAAGAAGGTGAAGCAATAGTTCATCCTTGGATCAACAAAGCACTCGAACGCGCACAGAAAAAAGTTGAAGCCCGTAATTTCGATATTCGAAAAAATATTCTCAAATTTGACGATGTCATGAATGACCAGAGAAAGGTCGTTTTTGAACAAAGACTCGAATTTATGAATAGTGAGAATTTAAGCGACACGATTGAGGAAATGCGACACAGCGTCATTGATGACATGATTGCGGCACATATCCCTCCACGCGCCTATCCCGAACAGTGGGATATTGAAGGACTGTCCAATCAAATCAATCTAACCTTCAATAAAGATCTTCCCGTTCAGGAATGGGCGAATGAAGAGGGCATTGCTGAGGAAGAAATCCACTCAAGACTGATTGAGGAGACAGATAAAATGTCTGCGGCACGCGCCGCTAATATCGGACCGGAGATTATGCGGCAGGTTGAAAAAAGCCTGATGTTGCAAATTCTCGACCAGCATTGGCGCGACCACCTTTTAACTTTGGAGCATCTTCGTCAGGTTGTCGGATTGCGCGGATACGGACAAAGAGACCCGCTTTCCGAATATAAGCTGGAAGGGTTCACATTATTTTCTAACATGCTGGATAACCTCAGGCAGGATGTCACCCGTCTTGTAATGACGGTAGATGTTATGCCTGAACCCGTTGACCCCCCAAAAGAAACCTTCGAAAGCAGTGGCGGGCCAAAACAAAGCCAAGAACAGAAGCAATCTGAAAATTCTACCGAGACACAAGCCTTCGGAGGCAAAATACCCAGAAACGCTCCTTGCCCATGTGGATCAGGCAAGAAGTATAAACACTGCCATGGGCGCGCCTACTAG
- a CDS encoding shikimate kinase has protein sequence MTRKKEDKIPKPDGKLEKPVILIGMMGAGKSSIGKMLAAHIGARFIDSDTEIEKAAKMTIPEIFKLHGEAYFRDGEKRVIKRLLEGQPAIIAAGGGAFAYTPTREIILESGFSIWLKVNRETLIRRVSKRPEKRPLLAKGNIEQTIYRLMEERYPVYAEADIMVESDDGERPQTVKVISEILANQGILNRSDET, from the coding sequence ATGACCCGAAAGAAAGAGGACAAAATACCCAAACCCGACGGAAAACTTGAAAAACCAGTTATTCTCATCGGTATGATGGGTGCTGGCAAATCCAGCATTGGAAAAATGCTTGCCGCACATATTGGCGCGCGTTTTATCGACTCGGATACCGAGATTGAAAAAGCTGCCAAAATGACCATTCCGGAAATCTTTAAACTACATGGCGAAGCATATTTCCGAGACGGGGAAAAGCGGGTTATTAAACGATTGCTTGAGGGACAACCCGCTATCATCGCCGCAGGAGGGGGCGCTTTTGCATATACCCCAACTCGCGAGATTATTTTGGAGTCCGGCTTCTCAATCTGGCTCAAGGTCAACCGCGAAACGCTTATCAGACGGGTCAGCAAAAGACCTGAAAAACGCCCCCTATTGGCAAAAGGCAATATCGAACAAACCATCTACCGATTAATGGAAGAGCGTTACCCGGTTTATGCCGAAGCAGATATAATGGTTGAGAGTGATGATGGAGAGCGTCCACAGACGGTCAAAGTCATATCTGAAATACTCGCAAATCAGGGTATTCTTAACAGGTCGGATGAAACATAA